In one window of Coralliovum pocilloporae DNA:
- the leuC gene encoding 3-isopropylmalate dehydratase large subunit has product MSAPRTLYDKIWDDHLVDQQDDGTCLLYIDRHLVHEVTSPQAFEGLRMTGRKVRAPERTLAVVDHNVPTTDRSMGIDDPDSALQVETLAKNAAEFGVEYYNELDKRQGVVHIVGPEQGFTLPGMTIVCGDSHTSTHGAFGSLAHGIGTSEVEHVLATQTLVQKKAKNMLVQVDGTLPDGVTAKDIILAVIGEIGTAGGTGHVIEYAGEAIRSLSMEGRMTVCNMSIEGGARAGLIAPDQATFDYIKGRPKAPKDAAFEQALAYWKTLYTDEGAEFDTIIKLDAASLPPIVTWGTSPENVTTVTGTVPDPSTIEDVTRRAAVERALDYMGLAANTKMTDIAIDRVFIGSCTNGRIEDLRAVARVVEGKTVSDRVNAMIVPGSGLVKEQAEQEGLDKIFTAAGFDWREPGCSMCLAMNADKLKPGERCASTSNRNFEGRQGFKGRTHLVSPAMAAAAAIEGHFVDIRNYG; this is encoded by the coding sequence ATGTCTGCACCACGCACGCTTTATGACAAGATTTGGGATGACCATCTGGTTGATCAGCAGGATGATGGCACCTGCCTTCTCTATATTGATCGCCATCTTGTTCATGAAGTGACGTCTCCGCAGGCCTTTGAAGGTCTGCGTATGACGGGCCGCAAGGTGCGTGCACCTGAGCGGACGCTGGCGGTGGTTGACCATAACGTTCCGACAACAGACCGCAGCATGGGCATCGATGATCCGGATTCTGCCCTGCAGGTGGAAACACTTGCCAAGAATGCGGCTGAATTCGGCGTCGAGTATTATAATGAACTCGACAAGCGTCAGGGTGTTGTTCACATCGTCGGACCGGAGCAGGGCTTCACGCTGCCGGGCATGACCATTGTCTGTGGTGACAGCCACACCTCCACCCATGGTGCATTCGGTTCGCTGGCACACGGCATTGGCACGTCTGAAGTTGAGCACGTCCTTGCAACCCAGACCCTGGTTCAGAAAAAAGCCAAAAACATGCTGGTGCAGGTTGACGGGACCCTGCCTGATGGCGTGACGGCAAAAGATATCATTCTGGCGGTGATTGGCGAGATCGGCACAGCTGGCGGCACCGGACACGTGATAGAATACGCCGGTGAAGCTATTCGTTCGCTGTCCATGGAAGGCCGGATGACTGTCTGCAATATGTCGATTGAGGGCGGTGCTCGCGCCGGTCTGATCGCGCCGGACCAGGCCACATTCGACTATATCAAGGGTCGCCCGAAGGCTCCGAAGGACGCCGCGTTCGAGCAGGCTCTTGCCTATTGGAAAACGCTTTATACCGATGAAGGTGCAGAGTTTGATACGATTATCAAGCTGGACGCTGCAAGCCTGCCGCCGATTGTCACCTGGGGCACCAGCCCGGAGAATGTGACCACTGTAACCGGTACGGTTCCGGATCCGTCCACGATTGAAGACGTGACCCGCCGCGCGGCTGTTGAGCGTGCACTGGATTATATGGGCCTTGCAGCCAACACGAAGATGACGGATATCGCTATTGATCGCGTCTTTATCGGCTCTTGCACCAATGGCCGTATTGAAGACCTGCGCGCTGTCGCCCGGGTTGTTGAAGGCAAGACCGTCAGTGACCGTGTGAACGCCATGATCGTGCCGGGATCCGGTCTTGTGAAGGAACAGGCAGAGCAGGAAGGCCTCGACAAGATCTTCACGGCCGCCGGTTTTGACTGGCGTGAGCCGGGCTGTTCCATGTGTCTGGCCATGAATGCCGACAAGCTGAAGCCGGGCGAGCGTTGTGCGTCAACCTCCAACCGTAACTTTGAGGGCCGTCAGGGCTTCAAGGGCCGCACCCATCTGGTCTCTCCGGCCATGGCTGCGGCTGCTGCGATCGAAGGTCATTTCGTGGATATCCGCAACTACGGTTGA
- the leuD gene encoding 3-isopropylmalate dehydratase small subunit has protein sequence MEKFTTLTGVAAPLPMINVDTDMIIPKQFLKTIQRTGLGKSLFYEMRFNEDGAENPDFVLNQSAYRNAEILVAADNFGCGSSREHAPWALLDFGIRCVISTSFADIFYNNCFKNGILPIVVSQDDLDKLMDDASRGSNATLTVDLEAQEIKGPDGGAIAFDVDAFKKHCLLNGLDDIGLTLEKSDSIQSFEDKELASRPWV, from the coding sequence ATGGAGAAGTTCACGACGCTGACCGGCGTTGCCGCCCCGTTGCCGATGATCAATGTCGACACCGACATGATTATTCCGAAACAGTTCCTCAAAACCATTCAGCGGACTGGCCTTGGTAAATCCCTGTTCTATGAAATGCGGTTTAATGAGGATGGTGCGGAGAACCCGGATTTCGTTCTGAACCAGTCTGCCTATCGCAATGCGGAAATTCTTGTGGCGGCTGATAATTTCGGTTGCGGCTCCAGTCGTGAGCATGCGCCCTGGGCTCTGCTCGACTTCGGTATCCGTTGCGTTATCTCCACCAGCTTTGCGGATATCTTCTACAATAACTGCTTCAAGAACGGCATTCTGCCAATTGTCGTCAGTCAGGATGATCTGGACAAACTGATGGATGATGCCTCGCGCGGCTCCAACGCGACGCTGACGGTTGATCTTGAAGCCCAGGAAATCAAGGGCCCGGATGGTGGTGCCATTGCATTCGACGTCGATGCCTTCAAGAAGCACTGCCTGCTCAACGGTCTGGATGATATTGGCCTGACGCTTGAGAAAAGCGACAGCATTCAGTCTTTCGAGGACAAGGAACTGGCAAGCCGCCCCTGGGTCTAG
- a CDS encoding class I SAM-dependent methyltransferase: MTIFSDANLKNWDNRALIHKKDTTGLYRIDKVMAGGSCLHALEADEIGDIAGKSVVHLQCHIGLDTLSLAHLGATVTGVDFSSESIKAARDFAAEAGTEARFVQSDVYNADTALGGQTFDMVYVSWGALNWLPDIDGWARVVSAVLKPGGIVYLAEAHPSFMVLDEENGRLVAKYDWRTSVDGPLEWDEDYSYAGDGQPLTHRRCYEWNHPLSDVLAALSRHGLGLQWLHEHDTLTWKHVPMMVEVGEDQFGLPEGQPRLPLSYSLKAIKMA, translated from the coding sequence ATGACGATTTTCAGTGATGCCAATCTGAAGAACTGGGATAACCGGGCTCTGATCCACAAAAAGGATACGACCGGCCTGTATCGGATCGACAAAGTGATGGCCGGCGGTTCATGCCTTCATGCTCTGGAAGCCGATGAAATCGGGGATATAGCCGGGAAATCAGTTGTCCATCTTCAATGCCATATCGGGCTTGATACCTTGAGCCTTGCTCATCTTGGCGCGACTGTGACGGGTGTGGACTTCTCTTCGGAGTCGATCAAGGCTGCCCGGGATTTTGCCGCAGAGGCGGGGACGGAAGCGAGGTTTGTGCAATCAGATGTCTATAATGCTGACACGGCCCTTGGCGGGCAGACATTCGATATGGTCTACGTCAGCTGGGGGGCCTTGAACTGGTTGCCGGATATAGACGGCTGGGCCCGTGTGGTCTCTGCTGTTCTGAAGCCGGGTGGCATAGTGTATCTTGCAGAAGCGCATCCGTCTTTCATGGTTCTGGATGAGGAAAATGGCAGGCTGGTTGCCAAATATGACTGGAGAACATCCGTAGACGGACCGCTTGAGTGGGATGAAGACTATTCTTATGCAGGGGATGGCCAGCCGTTGACGCACAGGCGCTGTTATGAGTGGAATCATCCGCTCTCTGATGTCCTGGCAGCATTGAGCCGCCATGGTCTTGGTCTGCAATGGCTGCACGAGCATGATACGCTGACCTGGAAGCATGTTCCCATGATGGTAGAAGTTGGTGAAGACCAGTTCGGGCTGCCTGAGGGTCAGCCTCGCCTGCCGCTGTCCTACTCGCTCAAAGCCATCAAAATGGCATGA
- the leuB gene encoding 3-isopropylmalate dehydrogenase produces the protein MATHKLLLLPGDGIGTEIMVEVKKVIDWFNSQSSHSFELENDLVGGAAYDAHGEAITDAAMDLAQAADAIVFGAVGGPKWDTVPYDKRPEAGLLRLRKDLGLFANLRPAICYPALADASSLKRDIVEGLDILIVRELTGGVYFGEPKEIVTLENGEKRAVDTQLYTTGEIERIARVAFDMARTRSNKVSSSEKNNVMKSGVLWKQVVSDVHQAEYSDVELDHILADNCGMQLVRRPKQFDVIVCDNLFGDMLSDVAAMLTGSLGMLPSASLGEPDPATGKRKAMYEPVHGSAPDIAGQGLANPIAMIASLAMTMRYSLGMVEEATMVETAIANVLADGLRTGDIAGAGGNAVSTDEMGSAILSQIQKIAG, from the coding sequence ATGGCTACGCATAAACTTCTGCTCCTGCCGGGTGACGGCATCGGCACGGAAATCATGGTCGAAGTGAAAAAGGTCATTGACTGGTTCAACAGTCAGTCCAGCCATTCCTTCGAGCTTGAAAATGATCTGGTGGGTGGTGCCGCCTATGATGCGCATGGCGAGGCAATCACTGATGCCGCTATGGATCTGGCACAGGCGGCTGATGCCATTGTGTTCGGTGCCGTTGGCGGCCCGAAATGGGATACAGTCCCCTACGATAAGCGTCCGGAAGCCGGTCTTCTGCGCTTGCGTAAGGATCTCGGTCTGTTTGCCAACCTGCGTCCGGCTATCTGCTATCCGGCGCTGGCTGATGCCTCATCCCTGAAGCGGGATATTGTGGAAGGGCTGGATATCCTGATCGTGCGCGAGCTGACCGGTGGCGTCTATTTTGGCGAGCCAAAGGAAATCGTGACGCTTGAGAATGGCGAGAAGCGCGCTGTCGATACCCAGCTTTACACAACGGGTGAAATCGAGCGCATCGCGCGGGTGGCTTTCGATATGGCGCGGACCCGGTCCAACAAGGTGTCGTCGTCAGAGAAAAACAATGTGATGAAGTCTGGCGTGCTCTGGAAACAGGTGGTTTCCGATGTGCACCAGGCGGAATATTCCGATGTGGAACTGGATCACATTCTGGCAGACAATTGCGGCATGCAGCTGGTGCGTCGTCCGAAGCAGTTTGATGTGATTGTCTGTGACAACCTGTTTGGTGACATGCTGTCGGATGTGGCTGCCATGTTGACCGGATCCCTTGGCATGCTGCCGTCCGCATCCCTTGGCGAGCCGGACCCGGCAACTGGCAAGCGCAAGGCGATGTATGAGCCTGTGCACGGATCTGCTCCGGATATTGCCGGTCAGGGCCTTGCCAACCCGATTGCAATGATCGCCTCTCTTGCCATGACCATGCGCTATTCGCTTGGCATGGTGGAAGAAGCCACCATGGTTGAGACGGCGATTGCCAATGTTCTGGCCGATGGTTTGCGCACCGGAGATATTGCCGGTGCTGGCGGCAATGCGGTCAGCACAGACGAGATGGGTTCAGCCATTCTGAGCCAGATTCAGAAGATCGCCGGTTAG
- a CDS encoding DUF429 domain-containing protein translates to MTDSPSVAGLDGCKTGWCMVTLLNGNPSKPQFEVIPHISEAIHHPLKPAILAIDMPIGLPEQAIRGGRDVENSVRPHLGNRQSSVFSVPARSAVMEEDYIKACEAALAHSDPPRKVSKQCFNLFPKIREIDAIMTPDLEHLIYEVHPEFAFWRLNDGQAMQSPKKIKSRAHPAGIEDRQVLLAKHGIPPGFFSEPRPKGVGADDRVDATVCALIALRILKGEADAFPPDYKRDGRGLRMAIWA, encoded by the coding sequence ATGACCGATTCCCCTTCTGTTGCCGGGCTGGATGGCTGCAAAACAGGCTGGTGCATGGTAACCCTGTTGAATGGTAACCCGTCAAAGCCACAGTTTGAAGTGATCCCTCATATCAGTGAGGCAATCCACCATCCGCTCAAGCCAGCCATCCTTGCCATCGATATGCCGATTGGCCTGCCCGAACAGGCAATCAGAGGTGGGAGGGATGTTGAAAACAGTGTCAGGCCTCACCTTGGAAACAGGCAGTCCAGCGTTTTCTCAGTACCCGCCCGCTCCGCTGTCATGGAAGAGGACTACATCAAGGCCTGCGAAGCGGCACTGGCGCATTCGGACCCGCCTCGTAAAGTCTCCAAACAGTGCTTTAATCTCTTCCCGAAAATCCGGGAGATCGATGCCATCATGACACCGGATCTGGAACATCTCATCTATGAGGTTCACCCGGAGTTCGCCTTCTGGCGGCTGAATGACGGGCAGGCCATGCAGAGCCCCAAAAAGATCAAGAGCCGGGCCCATCCGGCAGGGATAGAAGATCGACAGGTACTTCTGGCAAAGCACGGAATCCCCCCAGGTTTCTTTAGCGAACCGCGCCCGAAAGGTGTCGGGGCCGACGACCGCGTAGATGCCACTGTCTGTGCCCTGATTGCCCTGCGTATCCTCAAAGGCGAGGCAGATGCATTTCCACCGGACTACAAACGGGACGGGCGCGGTTTGCGCATGGCCATCTGGGCCTGA
- a CDS encoding threonine/serine dehydratase → MISPEISHEITPKIAPEAIRQTYSLIQPHIRQTPVINMDGAEFGLTNPVSLKLELFQHSGSFKARGAFTNLLTRSFPEAGVAAASGGNHGAAVAFAARKLNVPANIFVPSISSPAKIELIRQAGANVHVEGDRYADALAFCEAFQAQTGADGIHAYDAPETLLGQATTGLEWQNQTDTLDTVLVAVGGGGLIGGLANWFQGRVNVIGVEPEGASALHQALDAGAPTDVDVNSLAADSLGARRIGQLGFDAMKAYGSGTVLVSDNAIRQAQTRLWQTMRIAAEPGGAAALAALLSGAYTPAPQERLGILVCGGNLDPATLTG, encoded by the coding sequence ATGATTTCCCCTGAAATTTCCCATGAAATCACTCCTAAGATCGCGCCTGAAGCCATTCGCCAGACCTACAGTCTGATACAGCCCCATATCCGGCAGACACCGGTCATCAACATGGATGGGGCTGAATTCGGCCTCACCAATCCAGTCTCGCTCAAGCTTGAGCTCTTTCAGCATTCCGGCTCCTTCAAGGCACGGGGTGCCTTTACAAACCTGCTGACCCGCTCATTTCCCGAGGCAGGGGTCGCTGCCGCATCGGGCGGCAATCATGGTGCTGCAGTCGCCTTCGCCGCACGCAAGCTCAATGTGCCAGCCAATATCTTTGTGCCATCTATTTCAAGCCCCGCAAAAATCGAGCTGATCAGACAGGCCGGAGCCAATGTTCATGTTGAGGGCGACAGATATGCAGACGCTCTGGCGTTTTGCGAAGCATTTCAGGCCCAAACCGGCGCTGACGGCATCCATGCCTATGATGCACCTGAAACACTTCTGGGGCAGGCAACCACCGGCCTTGAATGGCAAAACCAGACCGACACTCTCGACACTGTGCTGGTGGCTGTTGGCGGCGGCGGCCTGATTGGAGGGCTTGCGAACTGGTTTCAGGGGCGGGTGAATGTAATCGGTGTCGAGCCGGAAGGCGCATCTGCGCTGCATCAGGCTCTCGATGCTGGCGCTCCAACAGATGTGGACGTCAATTCCCTTGCGGCAGACTCCCTTGGGGCCAGACGGATCGGACAGCTCGGGTTCGATGCCATGAAGGCCTATGGCTCCGGCACGGTGCTGGTGTCCGATAACGCCATTCGGCAGGCGCAGACACGACTATGGCAAACCATGCGCATTGCTGCGGAGCCCGGTGGCGCAGCAGCCCTCGCCGCACTGTTGAGTGGCGCATATACTCCGGCACCCCAGGAGAGACTGGGAATCCTTGTCTGTGGTGGAAACCTGGATCCCGCCACGCTGACTGGGTAA
- a CDS encoding carbonic anhydrase, with protein sequence MTDKAPFPHKLLVGYDMFREGRLAQERSRYEALARRGQKPEVMIISCCDSRAAPETIFDCGPGELFVVRNVANLVPPYAPDGDYHGTSAALEFAVQALKVQHIVVMGHGSCGGVKASLDDSFQALSEGDFIGKWISMLKPAIETLACLELEDGDDRQRALEYAGIRQSISHLRSFPYVAEQEKAGQLSLHGAWFDISSGELRTMNPETGSFDNV encoded by the coding sequence ATGACAGACAAAGCACCGTTTCCTCACAAACTTCTCGTCGGCTACGACATGTTCCGCGAAGGTCGCCTGGCGCAGGAGAGATCCCGCTATGAAGCTCTGGCACGCCGGGGGCAGAAGCCGGAGGTCATGATCATTTCCTGCTGTGACAGTCGCGCGGCACCGGAAACAATTTTTGACTGCGGGCCCGGTGAGCTGTTCGTGGTCCGCAATGTGGCCAACCTCGTGCCCCCCTATGCCCCGGATGGCGATTATCACGGCACAAGCGCCGCGCTGGAATTCGCCGTCCAGGCTCTCAAGGTTCAGCATATTGTCGTCATGGGTCACGGCAGCTGCGGCGGCGTCAAGGCAAGCCTTGATGACAGCTTCCAAGCTCTGTCAGAAGGTGACTTCATCGGCAAGTGGATCAGCATGCTGAAACCGGCTATCGAAACTCTCGCCTGCCTTGAACTTGAGGACGGTGACGACCGCCAGCGCGCCCTTGAATATGCAGGCATCCGTCAATCCATCAGCCATCTTCGGTCCTTCCCCTATGTTGCAGAACAGGAAAAGGCAGGGCAGCTCAGTCTTCATGGTGCCTGGTTCGATATTTCAAGTGGCGAGCTGAGAACGATGAACCCTGAGACCGGATCGTTTGACAACGTATAA
- a CDS encoding aspartate-semialdehyde dehydrogenase, whose product MGYKVAVIGATGNVGREMLDILQERGFPADEVVALASRRSQGTEVSYGDTTLKVKALDTYDFSDTDIALMSAGGSISKDWSPKIGAQGCVVIDNSSAFRYDPDVPLIVPEVNADAVDAFGKKNIIANPNCSTAQMLVALKPLHERAKIKRVVVSTYQSVSGAGKEGMDELFNQSRAVFVSDPIEAQKFTKRIAFNCIPHIDVFMDDGSTKEEWKMVAETKKMLDKSIKVTATAVRVPVFIGHAESINLEFHEELSADEAREILREAPGCLVVDKREDGGYVTPHECAGEDATYISRIREDPTVDFGLNIWVVSDNLRKGAALNAVQIAELLVNKGLISPKQAAA is encoded by the coding sequence ATGGGTTACAAAGTTGCAGTTATCGGCGCCACGGGGAATGTGGGCCGGGAAATGCTGGACATCCTGCAGGAGCGGGGCTTTCCGGCAGATGAAGTGGTGGCGCTCGCCTCCCGTCGCAGTCAGGGTACGGAAGTTTCCTACGGAGACACGACCCTGAAGGTGAAGGCGCTGGATACCTATGACTTCTCCGACACGGATATCGCTCTGATGTCTGCTGGTGGGTCAATCTCCAAGGACTGGTCTCCGAAAATCGGCGCGCAGGGCTGCGTTGTTATCGATAACTCCTCAGCCTTCCGTTACGATCCGGATGTGCCGCTGATCGTTCCGGAAGTGAACGCAGACGCCGTTGACGCGTTTGGCAAAAAGAACATCATTGCCAACCCGAACTGTTCAACGGCCCAGATGCTTGTGGCGCTGAAGCCTCTGCATGAGCGGGCCAAAATCAAGCGTGTTGTCGTCTCGACCTACCAGTCCGTATCCGGTGCCGGCAAAGAAGGTATGGATGAGCTTTTCAACCAGAGCCGCGCCGTCTTTGTTTCCGACCCGATTGAAGCTCAGAAATTCACCAAGCGGATTGCCTTCAACTGCATCCCGCATATCGATGTGTTTATGGATGACGGTTCCACCAAGGAAGAGTGGAAGATGGTCGCCGAAACCAAGAAGATGCTCGACAAGTCGATCAAGGTCACGGCAACAGCAGTGCGCGTTCCCGTGTTTATCGGCCATGCGGAATCGATCAACCTCGAATTCCATGAAGAGCTGTCTGCCGATGAAGCGCGTGAGATCCTGCGTGAGGCTCCTGGCTGTCTGGTGGTCGACAAGCGCGAAGATGGTGGCTATGTCACCCCGCATGAATGTGCTGGTGAAGATGCCACCTATATCAGCCGTATCCGTGAGGATCCGACAGTTGATTTCGGTCTCAATATCTGGGTTGTTTCCGATAACCTGCGCAAGGGTGCTGCTCTGAATGCGGTTCAGATTGCAGAGCTTCTGGTCAACAAAGGCCTGATCTCACCAAAGCAGGCTGCGGCCTAA